Proteins encoded within one genomic window of Paludisphaera rhizosphaerae:
- a CDS encoding ArnT family glycosyltransferase: MSPAAPARSHHPHRREWTLVAAMTALGLLIRIWGLGKLGLVHFDEGIYAIAGLWPLRPGGLDPIAVPYAPPGFPFLIGLFYLVFGPSDAAAILVSIIAGTLAVPVSAWLARRTFGPGAGATASALAALSGFHVAFSRMALTDATFTLAWLLGLIAAQRFLEKPNPATAVLLGLATGLAQLVKYSGWTVGIAVMLTAAAITILDPSRRTTADQRRVWGWGLLAAVVAAIVYAPWYRFVETHGGYAGLMAHHRGYMGTPASWLPHWALQIEQASVLSGGFSWNLAAVVAAAVGIWIVGAGEPTNGESEGPRSGRMRGDRRRIEDSAPDALPNPVAPSSGPSGHLPPRGGKAVIPLLVLGAATVVAPTTLWWIGLALAAFAWRDASPGLRLLAVAWVGLSVLTPFYHPYARLWLPIQALGWIAVAGIVGELIRPAEAPRWRTPFVLACCVAAVVQTFLMGPLFGKVGDRAGLLAPSDSLRTSTSRALADLPEAAPGLRVLARPPVSFYIGGRAAARVEPDVEGLLRVPGGAWALVDAAQLRQSGDVDGLVARLSQGWERVGEYPTSLNLPTQLDVDPGAAARPRPREADAPLWLFRPRPGVR; the protein is encoded by the coding sequence ATGAGCCCAGCAGCCCCCGCCCGTTCGCATCACCCCCATCGCCGTGAATGGACGCTCGTCGCCGCCATGACGGCTCTCGGACTGCTCATTCGAATCTGGGGGCTAGGGAAGCTCGGCCTGGTCCACTTCGACGAGGGGATCTACGCAATCGCCGGCCTCTGGCCCTTGCGGCCGGGAGGGCTCGACCCGATCGCGGTCCCCTACGCTCCTCCAGGATTCCCCTTCCTGATCGGGCTCTTTTACCTGGTCTTCGGCCCGAGCGACGCCGCGGCCATCCTCGTTTCCATCATCGCGGGGACGCTGGCGGTTCCGGTTTCGGCCTGGCTGGCGCGGCGGACCTTCGGGCCGGGGGCCGGCGCGACGGCCTCGGCCCTGGCTGCGCTCTCAGGCTTTCATGTCGCCTTCTCAAGGATGGCGCTGACCGACGCGACGTTCACCCTGGCCTGGCTGTTGGGACTCATTGCCGCCCAGCGCTTTCTCGAAAAGCCCAACCCCGCGACGGCCGTGCTGCTCGGCCTGGCGACCGGGCTGGCGCAACTGGTGAAGTACAGCGGATGGACAGTGGGGATCGCCGTGATGCTGACCGCAGCGGCGATCACGATCCTCGATCCGTCCCGACGAACGACCGCCGACCAGCGCCGGGTCTGGGGATGGGGCCTGTTGGCGGCCGTGGTCGCAGCGATCGTCTACGCCCCCTGGTATCGGTTCGTCGAGACCCACGGCGGCTACGCCGGGCTCATGGCGCACCATCGCGGCTACATGGGGACGCCCGCAAGCTGGCTGCCGCACTGGGCCTTGCAGATTGAGCAGGCGAGCGTCCTCTCCGGCGGTTTCTCGTGGAACCTGGCGGCGGTCGTCGCGGCCGCGGTGGGGATCTGGATCGTTGGAGCAGGGGAGCCGACGAATGGAGAAAGCGAGGGACCGCGCAGCGGCCGGATGAGGGGGGATCGGCGTCGGATTGAAGACTCCGCGCCGGATGCGCTTCCGAATCCGGTCGCCCCCTCATCCGGCCCTTCGGGCCACCTTCCCCCGCGAGGGGGGAAGGCCGTGATCCCTTTGCTCGTCCTCGGCGCCGCGACGGTCGTTGCACCGACCACCCTCTGGTGGATCGGCCTGGCGCTCGCGGCGTTCGCCTGGCGCGACGCCTCGCCGGGACTTCGATTGCTGGCCGTGGCGTGGGTCGGACTGTCAGTCCTGACACCGTTCTATCATCCTTACGCGCGGTTATGGCTGCCGATCCAGGCGCTGGGGTGGATCGCCGTGGCGGGGATCGTCGGCGAGTTGATCCGGCCTGCCGAGGCGCCTCGATGGCGGACTCCGTTCGTCCTTGCCTGCTGCGTAGCGGCGGTCGTGCAGACGTTCCTGATGGGGCCCCTGTTCGGGAAGGTCGGCGACAGGGCAGGGCTGCTCGCCCCGAGCGATTCGCTCCGGACATCGACCTCCCGCGCGTTGGCCGATCTCCCCGAGGCCGCGCCGGGCCTCCGGGTGCTGGCGCGGCCTCCAGTCTCCTTCTATATAGGAGGCCGTGCGGCGGCGCGGGTTGAGCCGGACGTCGAGGGTCTGCTGCGCGTTCCCGGCGGCGCGTGGGCCCTTGTGGACGCAGCGCAGCTCCGTCAATCTGGTGACGTGGACGGCCTCGTCGCGAGGCTGTCGCAAGGTTGGGAGCGGGTCGGCGAATATCCTACATCGCTGAACCTGCCGACGCAGCTGGACGTCGACCCCGGCGCAGCGGCTCGTCCGCGGCCGAGAGAGGCCGACGCGCCGCTCTGGTTGTTCCGTCCCCGTCCGGGAGTCCGCTGA
- a CDS encoding nicotinate phosphoribosyltransferase, which yields MGISLPLFPSLWPDPDALGTITDLYELTMLAGYLAEGMGGQSATFEVFVRRFPPNRSFLVFAGLEQAIGDLSRLAFSNEQVEALRRWPAFQSQPATFFETLRRFRFEGDVFAVPEGTIVFPGETLVRVTAPLPQAQWVETFLLASLGYQTLVASKAARVVLAARGKSLFEFGARRAHGPQAGLLAARAAYLAGFDSTSHVEAARLLNIPCVGTMAHSWVQSFPTEAEAFEAYARVFPNTTTLLVDTYDTLEGVRKAASIAPPNSAVRIDSGDVGELAARSRAILDEAGRSDVKIMASGDLDEEALERLSAAGAPIDGYGIGTELVTSRDAPAISMVYKLVELDGRGRYKLAPGKKTYPMAKQVYRRRDADGRFAGDLVTRADEPAPEGFEPLLTPVMRGGEPIPHHLSLAEARIRCRAQLAALPDDLRSLHTQAGYPVDYSDRLEAEAARLMRL from the coding sequence ATGGGCATCTCGCTTCCGCTCTTCCCGTCGCTTTGGCCCGACCCGGACGCCCTGGGTACGATCACCGACCTGTACGAACTGACGATGCTGGCCGGCTACCTGGCCGAGGGGATGGGGGGGCAGTCCGCGACGTTCGAGGTTTTCGTCCGCCGGTTCCCGCCCAACCGGTCGTTTCTGGTTTTCGCCGGGCTGGAACAGGCGATCGGCGACCTGTCGCGGCTGGCTTTCTCGAACGAGCAAGTGGAAGCACTCCGCCGCTGGCCGGCGTTCCAGAGCCAGCCGGCCACGTTCTTCGAGACCCTCCGCCGCTTCCGGTTTGAGGGAGACGTCTTCGCCGTCCCCGAGGGGACCATCGTCTTCCCGGGCGAGACGCTCGTCCGCGTGACGGCCCCCCTCCCGCAGGCGCAGTGGGTGGAGACGTTCCTGCTGGCCTCGCTGGGATACCAGACGCTCGTAGCCTCGAAGGCCGCGCGGGTGGTCCTGGCCGCGCGAGGGAAGTCGTTGTTCGAGTTCGGCGCCCGCCGCGCCCACGGCCCCCAGGCCGGGCTGCTGGCGGCGCGGGCGGCCTACCTGGCGGGTTTCGATTCCACCAGCCACGTCGAGGCCGCACGGTTGCTGAACATCCCGTGCGTCGGCACGATGGCCCACTCGTGGGTCCAGTCGTTCCCGACCGAGGCCGAGGCGTTCGAGGCGTACGCCCGGGTCTTCCCCAACACGACGACGCTGTTGGTCGACACTTACGACACGCTCGAAGGCGTCCGGAAGGCCGCATCGATCGCGCCGCCGAACTCGGCCGTCCGGATCGACAGCGGCGACGTGGGCGAGCTCGCCGCGCGTTCGCGGGCGATCCTCGACGAGGCCGGCCGGTCCGACGTGAAGATCATGGCCTCGGGCGACCTGGACGAAGAGGCGCTGGAGAGGCTTTCCGCTGCCGGCGCGCCGATCGACGGCTACGGGATCGGCACTGAGCTGGTCACCTCACGCGACGCGCCGGCGATCTCAATGGTCTACAAGTTGGTGGAGCTGGACGGGCGGGGGAGGTACAAGCTCGCCCCTGGCAAGAAGACGTACCCGATGGCCAAGCAGGTCTACCGCCGCCGCGACGCCGACGGCCGCTTCGCCGGCGATCTCGTCACTCGCGCCGACGAACCCGCGCCCGAGGGCTTCGAACCGCTATTAACGCCGGTCATGCGCGGCGGCGAACCCATCCCCCACCATCTCTCCCTGGCTGAAGCCCGTATCCGATGCCGGGCCCAGCTCGCGGCCCTCCCCGACGACCTGAGATCCCTTCACACCCAGGCCGGCTACCCCGTCGATTACAGCGATCGCCTCGAAGCCGAGGCCGCGCGGTTGATGAGGTTGTAA